The Herminiimonas arsenitoxidans genome window below encodes:
- a CDS encoding carbon-nitrogen hydrolase family protein yields MTSSLSRVAAIQMVSTPSVQENIATAKRLIADAAQQGATLVLLPEYWAVMGMNENDKVGLAEQIDVGPIQSFMSETAREHQIWLIGGTLPMAAPVADKVLNTMMVYNPAGERVKRYDKIHLFSFSRGEESYDEARTIVHGNDVTTFDAPFGKVGLSVCYDLRFPELYRAMGDCTLIVVPAAFTYTTGKAHWEILLRARAIENQCYVLAAAQGGRHQNGRTTWGHSMLIDPWGEVKTVLVEGEGLVIGDIEPHYLSGIRENLPALKHRKL; encoded by the coding sequence ATGACAAGTTCTCTCTCTCGGGTTGCCGCCATACAGATGGTATCCACGCCATCGGTGCAAGAAAATATTGCGACAGCAAAGCGTTTGATTGCAGATGCCGCGCAACAAGGCGCAACTCTGGTGCTGCTGCCTGAGTACTGGGCAGTCATGGGCATGAACGAGAATGACAAGGTTGGTCTGGCAGAACAGATCGATGTCGGTCCGATTCAATCCTTCATGTCAGAGACAGCACGTGAACATCAAATCTGGTTAATCGGCGGAACCTTGCCAATGGCAGCGCCTGTAGCTGACAAGGTGTTGAATACGATGATGGTCTACAACCCGGCTGGTGAACGTGTGAAGCGCTATGACAAGATACATTTGTTCAGCTTTAGCCGAGGCGAAGAATCGTACGACGAAGCGCGCACCATCGTACATGGCAATGACGTCACTACTTTCGACGCACCGTTCGGCAAAGTGGGATTGTCGGTTTGTTACGACTTGCGCTTCCCAGAGTTATATCGCGCGATGGGCGATTGCACATTGATCGTGGTGCCGGCGGCATTTACTTATACAACCGGCAAGGCGCACTGGGAAATTCTGTTGCGCGCCCGTGCGATTGAAAACCAGTGCTATGTGCTGGCAGCGGCGCAGGGCGGACGTCATCAAAATGGCCGTACGACCTGGGGCCACAGCATGTTGATCGACCCTTGGGGCGAGGTTAAAACCGTGCTGGTAGAGGGAGAGGGCCTTGTAATTGGGGATATTGAACCCCATTATTTATCAGGTATTCGCGAAAATCTTCCTGCATTGAAACATCGCAAGTTGTAG
- the glnE gene encoding bifunctional [glutamate--ammonia ligase]-adenylyl-L-tyrosine phosphorylase/[glutamate--ammonia-ligase] adenylyltransferase, whose amino-acid sequence MTNIPLTQVAASRFYTRWINADDTRTQKVAEVAKLSLNPDVFARILQNETDSGVPLPAAMRRLRNLVIATLIRRDLSGQADLAEVVDTMTAFGDFAVQTHLAAVMAEQIAIHGTPIGAESGAPQEMIVLGMGKLGGGELNVSSDIDLIFVYPEDGETVVTTPEQRQLSNHEFFTRLGKKLIAALSEITEDGFTFRVDMALRPNGASGPLAASFNMVEEYLIVQGREWERYAWVKARALTGNPADIEALDKIVRPFVYRRYLDYGSIDAIRNMHAQIRAEVTRQEARHPDRSNNVKLGRGGIREIEFLAQVFQLIRGGRDAALRDRSTRRTLHTLAEKQLFKPEVVEQLLHAYTFLRNLEHRLQYLDDAQTHTLPANEADRLIVAQMMGYNDVASLLAALEEQRTLVATQFDEIFSDKTSDNANDENVDAELSAVLSDSDNAEAIETYLTSLSFDHAADGAKRLLATWHSPRLQSLPEASRNKLVALVNASLPIIAKVTETRSVALNRLLNFFEAIARRAAYLALLTEYPHALERVIRMIAASDWAAQYLTRHPILLDELLDDRTLKAAPDWNAFAHDCRARLDETPGDTERQMDVLREMHHAQLIRLLAQDLVGDLSVERLADHLTELADRLVAETIHAIWKMLPNRHREEPKFSVIAYGKLGGKELGYASDLDVIFLYDDDDQDAPALYAKLAQRFITWMTAHTPAGILFDVDIALRPDGASGLLVSTVSSFEKYQTNSAWPWEHQALTRARFCAGDSDIGARFEAIRINVLRQTRDPAKLKKDVLEMRKKLHDAHPNRTDLFDLKHDDGGMIDIEFMVQFLVLRDSAQHAGLTGDIGNIALLKLCGELGLIDTTLAGKVADAYRVFRKLQHQVRLQGAERARVDQERVAKEIAAVTALWDAIFA is encoded by the coding sequence GTGACGAACATACCTTTGACCCAAGTTGCTGCATCCCGGTTCTATACCCGATGGATTAACGCGGATGATACCCGCACACAAAAGGTAGCCGAAGTTGCCAAATTATCCCTGAACCCTGACGTTTTCGCTCGGATTTTACAAAACGAAACAGATAGCGGTGTTCCCTTGCCGGCGGCGATGCGGCGATTACGTAATTTGGTGATCGCCACCCTGATCCGGCGCGACCTCAGCGGCCAGGCCGATCTAGCTGAAGTGGTCGATACCATGACCGCCTTTGGCGACTTCGCCGTGCAGACGCATCTGGCGGCAGTCATGGCTGAGCAGATCGCCATCCACGGCACGCCTATAGGCGCGGAATCAGGCGCCCCGCAGGAAATGATCGTGCTCGGCATGGGCAAACTGGGCGGCGGCGAGCTGAATGTCTCCTCCGATATCGACCTTATTTTTGTCTACCCGGAAGATGGCGAAACTGTCGTTACTACGCCAGAACAGCGCCAATTATCCAATCATGAATTCTTCACGCGCCTCGGCAAGAAGCTGATAGCCGCCCTGTCGGAGATTACCGAAGACGGCTTCACCTTCCGCGTCGACATGGCTTTGCGTCCCAACGGCGCATCCGGCCCACTGGCGGCCAGCTTCAATATGGTCGAGGAATACCTGATCGTGCAAGGCCGCGAATGGGAGCGCTATGCTTGGGTCAAGGCACGCGCGCTGACCGGCAACCCTGCCGATATCGAAGCGCTGGACAAAATCGTCCGCCCCTTTGTCTACCGTCGTTATCTGGATTACGGCTCCATCGATGCCATCCGCAATATGCATGCGCAAATCCGCGCCGAAGTCACACGGCAGGAAGCCCGTCACCCGGATCGCAGCAACAACGTCAAACTGGGACGCGGCGGCATACGCGAAATCGAATTCCTGGCGCAGGTATTCCAGTTGATCCGAGGTGGCCGCGATGCCGCTCTGCGCGATCGCTCGACGCGTCGTACCCTGCACACCTTGGCGGAAAAACAGTTATTCAAGCCTGAAGTAGTCGAGCAATTGCTGCACGCCTACACCTTCCTGCGCAATCTGGAACATCGACTGCAATATCTGGACGATGCACAAACCCATACCCTTCCGGCGAATGAGGCAGATCGCCTGATCGTGGCGCAGATGATGGGTTACAACGATGTCGCGTCGCTGTTGGCGGCACTGGAAGAACAACGCACACTGGTCGCCACGCAATTCGATGAAATCTTCAGCGACAAGACCAGCGATAACGCCAACGATGAAAACGTCGATGCAGAACTGAGCGCGGTATTAAGTGACTCCGATAACGCGGAAGCAATCGAAACCTATCTGACCAGCCTGTCCTTCGACCACGCCGCAGATGGCGCCAAACGTCTGTTGGCAACCTGGCACTCGCCACGCCTGCAATCGCTGCCGGAAGCCAGCCGCAACAAACTGGTCGCACTGGTCAATGCATCCCTGCCCATCATTGCGAAAGTCACGGAAACTCGCTCCGTTGCCTTGAATCGTCTGCTGAATTTCTTTGAAGCAATCGCACGCCGTGCCGCCTATCTTGCGCTGCTGACAGAATATCCGCATGCACTGGAACGCGTCATACGCATGATTGCCGCCAGCGATTGGGCCGCGCAGTATTTAACGCGTCATCCCATCCTGCTCGATGAACTGCTGGATGACAGAACCTTGAAAGCCGCACCGGACTGGAATGCATTCGCACACGACTGCCGCGCCAGACTGGATGAAACGCCGGGCGATACCGAGCGGCAAATGGATGTCCTGCGTGAGATGCATCACGCACAATTGATACGTCTGCTGGCACAGGATCTGGTTGGTGATCTGAGTGTAGAACGTCTGGCAGATCATTTAACCGAACTCGCTGATCGTCTGGTTGCGGAGACCATACACGCGATCTGGAAAATGCTGCCCAACCGGCATCGCGAAGAACCTAAATTCTCTGTCATTGCCTACGGCAAGCTCGGCGGTAAGGAATTAGGTTATGCGTCCGATCTCGACGTGATTTTCCTCTACGATGACGACGATCAAGATGCACCCGCCCTGTACGCCAAACTGGCGCAGCGCTTCATCACATGGATGACTGCGCACACGCCGGCAGGGATTTTATTCGACGTGGATATTGCCTTGCGGCCGGACGGTGCCAGCGGCTTGCTGGTCTCGACCGTTTCTTCCTTCGAGAAATATCAAACCAACTCGGCATGGCCATGGGAGCATCAAGCGTTGACCAGAGCACGCTTCTGCGCCGGCGATAGTGACATCGGCGCGCGTTTCGAAGCGATACGCATCAATGTTTTGCGGCAAACACGCGATCCGGCGAAGTTGAAAAAAGACGTACTGGAAATGCGCAAGAAGCTGCATGATGCGCATCCAAATCGCACTGACCTGTTCGACCTCAAGCACGACGATGGCGGCATGATCGATATCGAATTCATGGTTCAATTTTTGGTATTGCGCGACTCGGCACAACATGCGGGTTTGACTGGCGATATCGGAAATATTGCGCTGTTGAAATTGTGCGGAGAATTGGGCTTGATCGATACAACGTTGGCAGGCAAAGTTGCCGATGCTTATCGT
- a CDS encoding YhdP family protein, whose translation MPTDQRQPHQTQAADRLRMCWRSIKGSLRYANEVSFHALCWLGKLLVVAYFIFCALFLTLRYVVLPQISNYRVDVENVATKAIGRPVTIGAIAASWHGLRPYLALDNVAIYGPDGQPALRLPKVSATVSWWSVLVADLRLYSLEIDKPDMDIERDANGNFYVAGLLLDLKKESDGKAANWILSQEEIRITDGQLSWKDNLRQAPELVLSHVDAVLHNAGRRHQFALTATPPSTIAAPLDVRATFDHPYFSQRISDAARWTGTLYADLRDTDLAAWKTYIDFPFDLQQAKGSVRAWLAFDHARIADLTADVSLSDVAVQLRKDLAPLELTTANGRISVSEPLDAGPRNGALTFGTQGHAISLVDFSLQTRDGLVLPKTTLSERYVPAKKGVPEHTEVQAKLLDLQTLANFVGRLPLPADQLRLLNDFAPRGQLKNFSAQWQGTYPEIVSYKLKGDFLKLSMNAQAARSARPASGKLPAQAAVPAIPGFENLSGRIDANNQGGSFVLASDQLKLELPAYFADPDVEFDTFNMDAQWAFQKNDQLLLTIKNLNFAKQGLIASLSGTHLMPLHKQPGHALGTIDMTGSVSGLELNKVGNYLPMGMNADFRNWLAHALIAGTLRDGSIKLKGDLAHFPFHTSKPGEKPKGEFTFGGKIDDGGLNYAPDLYAKDGKSPMWPLLEKVKGTIQFDRTRMEIKGESGKTNGVDVSNVKAVIPDLLADDPMLEIDGNAAGTMQNLVKYTVDSPVATWIDHFTDETKATGNGTLGLKLQLPLNRLIDAKVQGVLKFANNNVTLQNAIPLMSGVTGQLEFNEKGLTLNGIKSTFLGGPLTVGGGTQKDGNILIKADGTMTAAGLRKNYPSSAMQKLADKITGSTRFGATIAVKNKHADVVVESNLRGLGLDFPAPLNKAAKDAMPLKFEQTGLSANATTMRDTIKISLGSAITGSYLREKSANDPTANWRVLYGGIGVNTSAPIPDSGLMVSVNMRSLNVDNWIALMSSSTTTNTQKKVAGDPLDALNMAQYVEPNVIAARATEMYLMDKKFDDVVVGASHDKGAWQANVDAAQMSGYLTWIESSSGRGLGKVTARLSSLSIPKTASTDVKNLLDDVDTATEMPALDVVAENFELMGKKLGRLELLAHYVRATEGREWRIRNLALTNVDATLKASGSWLAKKSGNTSSLDYTLNINNAGSLLNRFGFVDVIRGGKGKMDGDISWKGLPFSLDIPSLSGNINLNMESGQFLKVDPGAAKLLGVLSLQSIPRRLTLDFRDVFSEGFAFDGITGSARIANGVATTDNFKMRGVSATVLIDGSADVAKESQNLRVVVIPEINAGAASVAYALAINPVIGAGTFLAQLFLREPLMRAFTFEYAITGPWKDPNVVKVEHKAEPTPAQPGSSKKTIPAEG comes from the coding sequence ATGCCTACAGATCAACGCCAACCTCACCAGACTCAAGCAGCCGATCGGCTGCGGATGTGCTGGCGTTCGATTAAAGGATCGCTTCGTTACGCTAATGAAGTCAGTTTCCACGCCTTGTGCTGGCTCGGCAAGTTGCTGGTGGTGGCGTATTTCATTTTCTGCGCCTTATTCCTTACCCTGCGTTATGTCGTGTTGCCGCAGATTTCCAACTATCGCGTCGATGTCGAGAATGTGGCGACCAAGGCAATAGGACGTCCTGTCACTATTGGTGCTATCGCGGCATCGTGGCACGGCTTGCGGCCGTATCTGGCGCTCGACAATGTGGCGATCTATGGCCCTGACGGGCAGCCGGCATTGCGTTTGCCTAAAGTGTCGGCGACGGTGTCGTGGTGGTCGGTATTGGTTGCCGATCTGCGCTTGTACAGTCTGGAGATCGATAAGCCGGATATGGATATCGAACGCGATGCCAACGGCAACTTTTATGTCGCAGGATTACTCCTTGATCTGAAAAAAGAAAGTGATGGCAAGGCGGCCAACTGGATCTTGTCGCAAGAAGAAATCAGAATTACCGATGGGCAACTGAGCTGGAAAGATAATCTGCGTCAGGCACCGGAACTGGTGCTTAGTCACGTAGACGCCGTATTGCATAACGCAGGACGTCGTCATCAATTTGCATTGACGGCAACACCACCAAGTACGATTGCAGCTCCCTTGGATGTGCGCGCCACATTTGATCATCCCTATTTTTCACAAAGAATATCTGACGCAGCACGCTGGACCGGTACTTTATATGCCGATCTGCGTGATACCGATCTGGCCGCGTGGAAAACTTATATCGATTTCCCATTCGATTTGCAGCAGGCGAAAGGATCGGTACGTGCCTGGCTGGCATTCGATCATGCGCGCATCGCGGATCTGACTGCTGATGTGAGTTTGTCAGATGTTGCTGTGCAACTGCGCAAGGATTTGGCTCCGCTGGAATTGACGACGGCTAACGGACGTATTTCGGTGAGCGAACCTTTGGATGCAGGTCCGCGTAATGGCGCACTGACTTTCGGCACGCAAGGGCATGCAATTTCGCTGGTCGATTTTTCCTTGCAGACACGTGATGGTTTGGTCTTGCCAAAAACCACGCTCAGCGAGCGTTATGTGCCTGCCAAAAAAGGTGTGCCGGAACACACGGAAGTACAAGCCAAGTTGCTTGATTTGCAGACCTTGGCAAACTTTGTCGGTCGCTTGCCTCTACCGGCAGATCAATTGCGTTTGCTGAATGACTTTGCACCGCGCGGCCAATTGAAGAATTTCTCGGCGCAATGGCAGGGTACTTATCCGGAGATCGTGTCTTACAAGCTCAAGGGCGATTTCCTGAAATTGTCGATGAATGCACAGGCGGCGCGTTCTGCGCGGCCTGCAAGTGGGAAGTTACCTGCGCAAGCTGCTGTACCGGCGATTCCCGGCTTTGAGAATTTGTCAGGGCGTATCGACGCCAATAATCAAGGCGGTTCTTTTGTGCTGGCATCTGACCAACTCAAGCTGGAGTTGCCTGCGTATTTTGCCGATCCAGATGTTGAGTTTGATACTTTCAATATGGATGCACAGTGGGCATTCCAGAAAAACGATCAATTGCTGTTGACGATCAAAAATCTGAATTTTGCGAAGCAGGGTTTGATCGCATCCTTATCTGGCACACATTTGATGCCTTTGCATAAGCAGCCAGGCCATGCTTTGGGCACGATAGACATGACAGGTAGCGTGTCCGGGCTGGAGTTGAATAAGGTCGGCAACTATTTGCCTATGGGCATGAATGCCGACTTCCGCAACTGGCTGGCGCATGCATTGATCGCCGGTACCTTGCGCGATGGCAGTATCAAGCTCAAGGGCGATCTTGCGCATTTCCCTTTCCATACAAGCAAGCCCGGCGAGAAGCCGAAAGGTGAATTTACCTTTGGCGGCAAGATCGATGATGGCGGCTTGAACTATGCCCCTGATCTGTACGCCAAGGATGGCAAGTCACCGATGTGGCCACTGCTGGAAAAAGTCAAAGGCACAATCCAGTTCGATCGCACCCGTATGGAAATCAAGGGTGAAAGCGGCAAGACGAATGGTGTAGACGTATCGAATGTGAAAGCGGTTATTCCCGATTTATTGGCCGACGATCCTATGCTGGAAATTGACGGCAATGCAGCCGGCACGATGCAGAATCTGGTGAAGTACACGGTGGATAGTCCGGTCGCAACCTGGATTGATCACTTTACCGATGAAACCAAAGCAACGGGGAACGGCACGCTGGGCTTGAAACTGCAATTGCCCTTGAATCGTTTGATCGATGCCAAGGTGCAGGGTGTATTGAAATTCGCCAATAACAATGTGACTTTGCAAAATGCGATCCCGCTCATGTCAGGAGTGACAGGGCAGCTGGAATTCAACGAAAAAGGGTTGACGCTGAACGGCATCAAATCCACTTTCCTCGGTGGCCCGCTGACGGTTGGCGGCGGTACGCAAAAAGACGGCAATATTCTGATCAAGGCCGACGGCACCATGACGGCTGCGGGTTTGCGCAAAAATTATCCATCGTCGGCGATGCAGAAGCTGGCCGATAAAATTACCGGCAGTACGCGCTTCGGTGCAACGATAGCCGTCAAGAACAAGCATGCTGATGTGGTGGTGGAATCAAATCTGCGTGGCTTGGGTCTCGATTTCCCGGCACCTTTGAACAAGGCTGCCAAGGATGCGATGCCGCTCAAATTCGAACAGACGGGATTGTCTGCCAATGCCACGACCATGCGCGATACGATCAAGATATCGCTGGGATCTGCTATCACGGGTAGCTATCTGCGCGAGAAAAGCGCGAATGATCCCACTGCAAACTGGCGCGTCTTGTACGGCGGGATAGGTGTCAATACATCAGCACCGATACCCGATAGCGGCTTGATGGTGAGCGTGAACATGCGTTCGCTGAATGTTGATAACTGGATTGCACTGATGTCGTCATCGACAACAACGAATACGCAAAAGAAAGTTGCTGGCGACCCGTTGGATGCACTCAATATGGCGCAATACGTCGAGCCGAATGTGATCGCAGCACGCGCCACCGAGATGTATTTGATGGACAAGAAATTCGATGATGTGGTGGTCGGTGCCTCGCATGACAAGGGTGCATGGCAGGCGAACGTCGATGCCGCGCAGATGTCGGGCTATCTGACATGGATAGAGTCTTCTTCAGGACGTGGTTTGGGCAAGGTGACGGCGCGACTTTCTTCGCTGTCCATACCTAAAACAGCAAGCACGGATGTCAAGAATTTGCTCGACGATGTAGATACGGCGACAGAGATGCCGGCGCTGGATGTGGTTGCCGAGAATTTTGAATTGATGGGTAAAAAACTCGGTCGTCTTGAATTGCTTGCTCACTATGTGCGTGCAACAGAAGGACGGGAATGGCGTATCAGGAATCTGGCGCTGACCAATGTCGATGCGACACTGAAGGCGAGCGGTAGCTGGCTGGCGAAGAAGAGTGGCAATACTTCCAGTTTGGACTACACTTTGAACATTAACAATGCCGGCAGTTTGCTTAATCGTTTCGGTTTTGTTGATGTGATACGTGGTGGCAAGGGCAAGATGGATGGCGATATCAGCTGGAAGGGTTTGCCGTTCTCTCTCGATATTCCTAGTCTGTCCGGTAATATCAATCTGAATATGGAATCCGGGCAATTCCTGAAAGTCGATCCGGGTGCCGCCAAATTGCTGGGTGTATTGAGCTTGCAATCGATACCACGTCGCTTGACGCTGGATTTCCGCGATGTGTTTTCGGAAGGTTTTGCCTTCGATGGCATTACCGGCAGCGCGCGCATTGCTAACGGTGTGGCGACGACGGATAACTTCAAAATGCGCGGTGTGAGTGCTACGGTATTGATCGATGGTTCGGCGGATGTCGCCAAGGAATCGCAGAATTTGCGCGTCGTCGTGATTCCTGAAATTAATGCGGGAGCTGCATCGGTTGCGTATGCGCTTGCGATTAATCCTGTGATCGGTGCGGGTACTTTCCTGGCGCAACTCTTTTTGCGCGAACCTTTGATGCGCGCATTTACTTTTGAGTATGCGATTACCGGACCATGGAAAGATCCGAACGTCGTCAAGGTTGAACATAAAGCTGAGCCAACTCCAGCGCAGCCGGGTTCAAGTAAGAAAACAATTCCAGCAGAAGGTTGA